ACAAATATCATCCAGTCGCCCTGGCTGATCGACAAGGCGTTGCGCAGTTGTTTTTCCGCCATCGGGCCCAGCAGCATACCGACGATCACCGGGGCGACGGGGAAATCGAAACGCCGCATCAACACCCCGGCCCAGCCGATGGCCAACATCAGAAACAGGTCGAACGTCGAGTGGCGCATGCCGTACACGCCGATGGTCGCGAATACCAGAATGCCGGCGTTCAGGTATGGCCGGGGGATCTGCAGGAGCTTGACCCACAGGCCCACCAATGGAAGGTTCAGCACCAGCAGAATGGCGTTGCCGATGTACAAGGAAGCCACCAGGGTCCAGACCAGTTCGCCCGAGGTCTGGAACAGCAGCGGCCCCGGTTGCAGGTTGTAGTTCTGGAACGCGGCCAACAGAATCGCCGCGGTGGCCGAGGTCGGGATGCCCAGGGTCAGCAACGGCACCAGCGAACCGGTGGCGCTGGCATTGTTGGCCGCCTCGGGGCCGGCGACACCTTCGATGGCGCCCTCGCCTTTGCTGGCCGCGAACTCTTTCGGGTATTTGCTGAGTTTGCGTTCGGTCGAATAAGACAGGAATGTCGGAATTTCCGCGCCACCGGCCGGAATGGAGCCGAAGGGAAAACCGATCAGGGTGCCCCGTAGCCACGCGGGGATCGAGCGTTTCCAGTCGGCGCGGGTCATCCACAACGAGGTCAAGCGATGTCGGCTGGCCGTTTCTTCCTTTTGGTAGAGCACGCTGTACAACGCCTCTCCGACGGCAAACAACCCCACCGCGACGAGCACCACTTCGATGCCATCGACCAACTCGGGCACCTCCAGGGTGTAGCGAGCTATGCCTGAGGTCGAGTCCAGACCGATCAAGCCGATGGTCAGTCCGATCCCCAACGAAACGAAGCCGCGCAGCATCGACGCACCGAGCACCGCCGACACCGTGGTGAAGGCCAGCACCAGAATCGCGAAATACTCCGCCGGCCCGAACTTCAGTGCCAGTGTGGCTACGAGTGGAGCGAACAAGGTCAGCAAGATTGTCGCAATGGTGCCAGCCACGAATGAGCCGATAGCAGCCGTCGCCAAGGCGGGGCCTGCGCGCCCGTTGCGGGCCATGAGGTTGCCTTCCAGGGCCGTGACCATGGAGGACGACTCACCCGGGGTGTTGAGCAGAATCGAGGTGGTGGAGCCGCCAAACTGAGCGCCGTAATAGATGCCGGCAAACATGATCAGCGCGCCGGTAGGATCGACCTTGGCGGTAATCGGCAGCAGCAGCGCGACCGTCAGTGCCGGCCCGATCCCCGGCAAAACACCGATCGCGGTACCCAGCAGGCAGCCGATAAAGCCCCACATCAGATTGATTGGCGCCAACGCGGCACCAAAGCCGGTTGCCAGACTCGCGAGAATGTCCACCTTGTCGACCTCCTTCGGCCTGGATCAGATCCAGGCGTTGACCAGGGGCGGAAGGGAAACCCCTAGCCCGGCGGTGAAAAGCCAGTAGATCGGCAGCGTCAGGGCGATGCCGATGGCCAGGTCCCGCAGTGGGCTGCGACTGCCAAAACCTCGTGCAGAACAGGCAAACAGCAGTGCCGCAGCCAAGACGAAGCCGATGTATGTAATGAGCAAGGCAACGCCCACCAGCCCCGCCGTGACCCAGGTTGCGCCGAGCTTGCCGCCGGGCAGAGCCTGGGTGGTCTCATGGTCGTCGGGAAGGTTGCGAAAACCACCGGTGAGCGCCTGATAGCACATCAACAGACCGACGACGCCCAGAAACGCCGCGACGGCGTAGGGATAGACGTACGCCGCCATGATGACGAAGCCCATTTCGGCCGGAAACCGCGAGGCGCCGAACGCCAATACCGCGCTGATGACGACGATACTGACGCCAATCGCCAATTGGGTCGGCATGACTCTCCAGCGCCCGGCCATCTCAAAGCAGCCCGACCTTGACCAGCATTGCGCGCAGGCGCCCATGTTCTTCTTCGACGAATTTGCCGAAATCATCCCCGGTCAGAATGCTCGGTGACCATGCATTGGTTTTTACGTTTTCTTGCCATACGTTGCTTTTGGTGGCGGTCAGGACGGCTTCGGTCAGCTCTTTGCGCTGTTCGGGCGTCAGGCCCGCTGCGCCGTAAACGCCACGCCAGTTGCCAATCGTCACGTCATAGCCGCTTTCTTTAAGGGTCGGTGCATCGATGCCCTCTACGCGGTTGGGTGCGCCGATGGCGAGTAAGCGGAACTGCTTGGACTGCACGTATTTGGCAAGCTCCGCGTAGCCGCCGGTGATCACCGTGATGTGCCCCCCCAGCACCGCGGCAACGACTTCACCGCCCCCGGCGAAGGCAACGTAATTCACCTTGTTGACGGGAATGTCCATTTTGCTCGCCAGTTCGGCGATGCCGATGTGGTCGATCGAACCCTTGGAGCCGCCGCCCCATTTGATGCTGGACGGGTTGGCCTTGAAGTCTTTGAGCAAGTCGCTCAGGGTTTTGTACGGGGAGTCGTCACGCACGGCAATCACGTTGTATTCGGTAAACAGCCGGGCGATCGGTGTCACGTCCTTCAAGGTAATCTGCGGTTTATTCTGCTCGATGGCCGTGACCATGATCGCTCCGACCACGAGCAGGGCATTGGCGTCGCCCTTGGTGCCGTTGGCAAACTGCGCCAACCCCAGGGTGCCACCGGCGCCGCCCTTGTTCTCGAAGGTAGCGGACTTTGCCGTTTTCGCCTCGACCATGGCTTTGCCCAGGACGCGTGCGGTCTGGTCATAACCACCACCGACCGAACCCGGGGCCATGAACTTGACGGTGTCCAGCGCAAAAACCGGTGATGCGAGCGCGGCGGCGGTAATGAAAACGGCGAGGTTGCTGCTGAATCGACGGGCCAATGCAAACATGAGTCGTCTCCGGATAGCTGTTCTTGTTGTTTTCGATCAGGGAAGAGCCCCTGTTCGTTGAACATGCGTCTGGAAATAAGCGTAGGTCATAGTTGTGTTGTTGGCGGTATTTCAATGGCCTGCCCGCCGCCACTACTCCTACGAAAAAAACAGCACATCGACTCAATATTCCAGCCCGAATCTACGCAACCATGGCCTCGCGAATCATCCCTCACTTCATCCGTAAGGACATTCACCATGGCCATTGCAAAAGCAGTTCCCGGCAAAACCCTGCTGACCCCGACCGACCACACCCTGATCATGATCGATCACCAGTCGCAGATGTCGTTTGCAACCAAGTCCATCGATGCCGTCACCCTGCGCAATAACGCGGCCCTCGTCGCCAAGGCCGCAAGGGGCTTCAAGGTATCGACCATCCTCACCACCGTCGCCGAGAAGAGTTTTTCCGGCCCGATTTTCGACGAAATCAAATCGGTATTCCCGGAACACAAGGTGATCGACCGCACCAGCATGAACACCTGGGAGGACGAGCGTATTGCCGTCGAAGTCAACGCAGCCGGCAAGCAGAAAATCGTTCTGGCCGGCCTGTGGACTTCCGTGTGCATCGTTGGCCCGGCCCTTTCGGCGATTGACCAGGGTTTCGAGGTCTACGTGATTGCCGACGCCTGTGGCGATGTCACCACCGAGGCGCATGAAATGGCCTTGCAACGCATGATCCAGATCGGTGCCCGTCCCATGACATCGCTGCAGTACTTGCTTGAACTCCAGCGCGACTGGGCACGTACCGAGACTTACGATGAGACGGTGAAAACCTCCATCGCCAACGGCGGTGCCTATGGCCTGGGCCTGATCTACGCCAAGACCATGTTCAACGCCTCTGAAGGCCATTAAGCAAAAAGCAGCGACTCTCGGCATTCTGGAGTCGCAGCCCTTTTGGTGTTTGATCCATGATGTATGGAGCCCGGGCCTGAACTTCATGACGAGTTCAGGGGCAGAGGGATCGACGGCACTCACGCGCCCAAGTGCGGCGCCTATAACCCGTTCGATGCATGAAGTACTGCTGTTAATTTTGGCGAAGGCGCTAAGTCATACGAATACAATTATTTCAAACCAGATACCCTGCAATCAAAAACTGCAGGGTATCGCATCTCGATAAAATGCAGCAGGCGATGGATTGTTTTTTTGTAGATTTGTTAAAGCACTTAGTAGCGATATTGAAAAGTATAGCAAACAACCAAACCTTTCTCAGTAACACCTATTTCATCAAGCGTATTCTTTCCCCAGATGTAGTTACCTTTACCGTTGTCCATTATATTTGGAAGCCCCATATTCCTAAGCTCTTGAGCTATTTGGGTGAACGGTTTACCTTCAGCTTTGGTCTTAAATGGCGTGACATTCTTAAAATATTGTAGCGTAGACTCCCAACCCTTTCTCATTAAAAGACTTTGACCACATCTCTGTTCTATT
This genomic stretch from Pseudomonas wuhanensis harbors:
- a CDS encoding tripartite tricarboxylate transporter substrate binding protein; this encodes MFALARRFSSNLAVFITAAALASPVFALDTVKFMAPGSVGGGYDQTARVLGKAMVEAKTAKSATFENKGGAGGTLGLAQFANGTKGDANALLVVGAIMVTAIEQNKPQITLKDVTPIARLFTEYNVIAVRDDSPYKTLSDLLKDFKANPSSIKWGGGSKGSIDHIGIAELASKMDIPVNKVNYVAFAGGGEVVAAVLGGHITVITGGYAELAKYVQSKQFRLLAIGAPNRVEGIDAPTLKESGYDVTIGNWRGVYGAAGLTPEQRKELTEAVLTATKSNVWQENVKTNAWSPSILTGDDFGKFVEEEHGRLRAMLVKVGLL
- a CDS encoding tripartite tricarboxylate transporter TctB family protein, which produces MAGRWRVMPTQLAIGVSIVVISAVLAFGASRFPAEMGFVIMAAYVYPYAVAAFLGVVGLLMCYQALTGGFRNLPDDHETTQALPGGKLGATWVTAGLVGVALLITYIGFVLAAALLFACSARGFGSRSPLRDLAIGIALTLPIYWLFTAGLGVSLPPLVNAWI
- a CDS encoding hydrolase, whose translation is MAIAKAVPGKTLLTPTDHTLIMIDHQSQMSFATKSIDAVTLRNNAALVAKAARGFKVSTILTTVAEKSFSGPIFDEIKSVFPEHKVIDRTSMNTWEDERIAVEVNAAGKQKIVLAGLWTSVCIVGPALSAIDQGFEVYVIADACGDVTTEAHEMALQRMIQIGARPMTSLQYLLELQRDWARTETYDETVKTSIANGGAYGLGLIYAKTMFNASEGH
- a CDS encoding tripartite tricarboxylate transporter permease, which produces MDILASLATGFGAALAPINLMWGFIGCLLGTAIGVLPGIGPALTVALLLPITAKVDPTGALIMFAGIYYGAQFGGSTTSILLNTPGESSSMVTALEGNLMARNGRAGPALATAAIGSFVAGTIATILLTLFAPLVATLALKFGPAEYFAILVLAFTTVSAVLGASMLRGFVSLGIGLTIGLIGLDSTSGIARYTLEVPELVDGIEVVLVAVGLFAVGEALYSVLYQKEETASRHRLTSLWMTRADWKRSIPAWLRGTLIGFPFGSIPAGGAEIPTFLSYSTERKLSKYPKEFAASKGEGAIEGVAGPEAANNASATGSLVPLLTLGIPTSATAAILLAAFQNYNLQPGPLLFQTSGELVWTLVASLYIGNAILLVLNLPLVGLWVKLLQIPRPYLNAGILVFATIGVYGMRHSTFDLFLMLAIGWAGVLMRRFDFPVAPVIVGMLLGPMAEKQLRNALSISQGDWMIFVTQPIAASLLALTLLVLLVPYVLHKRGIKLHEDD